From the Paenibacillus sp. FSL H8-0548 genome, one window contains:
- a CDS encoding LacI family DNA-binding transcriptional regulator yields the protein MATINDVAIKANVSVTTVSRVLNNRGYISEATRTKVYKTMEELNYQPNEIARSLLRKQSNVIGLIIPSVSHPFFSELANHVENYAYELGFKLLLCNSQLDPYKEKDYIEMLKRNRVDGIIMGSHTLQVDEYKSLSSPIVTIDRQISKEIPYISSDNRAGGSLAAELLVQKGCKKIAHICGNLELQMLANQRTEAFQAVMLEHGIEHMIIQTDMNVFDQLQYEQIMHQLFQDHPDIDGIFATSDIIAAFAVKECLAAGRRVPGDVKIIGYDDVNAAKWITPELTTVKQPIEEIGKAAVDLIIKQLNKEAFETENTFPVTLIERASTK from the coding sequence ATGGCAACGATAAACGATGTAGCAATAAAAGCGAACGTATCTGTAACGACGGTTTCCCGTGTTTTAAATAATCGGGGTTATATTAGTGAGGCAACAAGAACGAAGGTTTACAAGACCATGGAGGAGCTAAATTATCAGCCTAATGAAATTGCCCGCTCACTCCTAAGAAAACAATCGAACGTCATCGGACTCATCATACCTAGCGTTTCTCATCCTTTTTTTAGCGAGCTTGCGAATCATGTGGAGAACTACGCCTATGAGCTTGGCTTTAAACTGCTTTTATGCAATTCTCAGCTTGATCCTTATAAGGAGAAGGATTATATCGAAATGCTCAAACGAAACCGTGTGGATGGCATTATTATGGGCAGTCATACGCTTCAGGTTGATGAGTACAAAAGCTTAAGCTCACCAATCGTTACGATTGATCGTCAGATCAGTAAGGAAATTCCGTATATATCCTCAGACAATCGTGCGGGAGGAAGCTTGGCGGCGGAGCTGCTTGTTCAAAAAGGCTGCAAAAAAATTGCGCATATCTGCGGTAATTTAGAGCTGCAAATGCTAGCTAATCAGCGAACCGAAGCTTTTCAGGCTGTCATGCTCGAGCATGGGATAGAGCATATGATTATTCAAACTGATATGAACGTGTTTGATCAATTGCAGTACGAGCAAATTATGCATCAATTGTTTCAGGACCATCCGGATATAGACGGCATATTCGCGACGAGCGATATTATTGCTGCATTTGCGGTCAAAGAATGCTTGGCTGCCGGCAGACGGGTGCCGGGTGATGTGAAAATCATCGGCTACGATGACGTGAATGCTGCCAAATGGATAACACCTGAGCTGACGACGGTGAAACAACCTATTGAAGAGATTGGAAAAGCCGCTGTTGATTTAATTATAAAGCAGCTGAACAAGGAAGCCTTCGAGACTGAAAATACTTTTCCAGTAACGTTAATTGAACGAGCTTCCACGAAGTAG
- the murA gene encoding UDP-N-acetylglucosamine 1-carboxyvinyltransferase, producing the protein MTKIIVRGGQRLKGTVRVSGAKNAVLPILAASLLATEGDSVICDVPLLDDVMTIQKVLASLGAQLTYNNETMRITAQTITSYEAPYELIRKMRASFLVMGPLLGRIGRVRISLPGGCAIGTRPIDQHLKGFEAMGAEITLGQGFIEASTKSRLKGAKIYLDVASVGATENIMMAAALAEGTTILENAAKEPEIVDLANYINAMGGKVRGAGTGVIRIEGVDRMYGAAHNVIPDRVEAGTYMIAAAITGGDVFIEGAIADHLTPVISKLQEMGVEITESDNGVRVQSGMALKSVDVKTLPHPGFPTDMQSQMMALLLVSEGTSVVTETVFENRFMHVEEFMKMNAQIKVDGRTAIVSGGLPLTGAKVCATDLRAGAALICAALRAEGETEVTGLHHVDRGYVNITGKLAALGADIYRIESAAENASDVATSNHGSVVNLSSKSARELASAAASTVAASSEGEAAASFMREKEISVLKIQPTWA; encoded by the coding sequence ATGACCAAAATTATCGTCCGCGGAGGCCAGCGTTTGAAGGGAACGGTCCGTGTTAGCGGAGCAAAAAATGCAGTACTCCCCATTTTAGCGGCCTCATTATTGGCGACAGAAGGAGACAGCGTCATCTGTGACGTACCCCTCCTCGACGACGTTATGACGATTCAGAAGGTGCTCGCTTCTTTAGGTGCACAATTAACCTATAACAATGAAACTATGCGCATTACAGCGCAGACGATCACGTCTTATGAGGCTCCTTATGAGCTTATTCGCAAAATGCGCGCTTCCTTTTTAGTTATGGGACCGCTTTTGGGTCGTATCGGCAGAGTTAGAATTTCACTGCCAGGCGGCTGTGCTATTGGAACACGTCCGATAGATCAGCATTTGAAGGGCTTTGAAGCGATGGGAGCAGAAATAACGCTCGGTCAAGGCTTTATCGAAGCAAGCACGAAGTCTCGTCTCAAGGGAGCTAAGATTTATCTTGACGTTGCGAGTGTAGGCGCTACTGAAAATATTATGATGGCAGCAGCTTTGGCGGAAGGCACTACTATTCTTGAAAATGCAGCCAAAGAGCCGGAAATCGTTGATTTAGCTAACTATATCAATGCAATGGGCGGTAAAGTGCGCGGGGCAGGCACTGGCGTCATTCGAATCGAAGGCGTAGATAGAATGTATGGTGCTGCACATAATGTCATACCCGATAGAGTGGAAGCAGGTACTTACATGATTGCTGCTGCTATTACGGGCGGCGATGTATTCATCGAAGGAGCAATTGCGGATCACCTGACGCCGGTTATTTCTAAGCTGCAAGAAATGGGCGTAGAAATTACAGAAAGTGATAATGGCGTTCGTGTGCAATCGGGCATGGCTTTGAAGTCAGTAGATGTCAAAACCTTGCCTCATCCAGGCTTCCCGACGGATATGCAGTCTCAAATGATGGCTCTTCTGCTCGTTTCAGAAGGAACGAGTGTTGTAACGGAAACCGTGTTTGAGAACCGGTTCATGCATGTGGAAGAATTTATGAAAATGAATGCACAAATTAAAGTGGATGGACGTACTGCAATTGTTAGCGGAGGCTTGCCGCTTACAGGCGCTAAGGTATGCGCAACCGATTTGCGAGCAGGTGCAGCGCTGATTTGTGCGGCCTTGCGTGCGGAAGGCGAGACGGAAGTAACGGGTCTGCATCATGTGGATCGCGGATATGTCAATATTACGGGCAAGCTTGCCGCGCTCGGAGCGGATATTTACCGTATCGAGTCTGCTGCTGAGAATGCTTCGGATGTGGCGACAAGCAATCACGGATCAGTCGTTAATCTATCTTCCAAATCCGCTAGGGAGTTGGCTTCAGCCGCTGCTAGTACAGTGGCAGCATCTTCTGAGGGGGAAGCAGCTGCTTCCTTCATGCGAGAGAAGGAAATATCTGTTCTAAAGATTCAACCGACCTGGGCTTAG
- a CDS encoding DUF1146 domain-containing protein, which produces MDFDNELYNNFQTYTGMTGLFSIVIVILSIIFVWFLLGEVKWETFFHFPRSPKARMLQVVVAIIAGHLLARFILEYWGYTVLLKSFVE; this is translated from the coding sequence ATGGACTTTGATAATGAGCTTTATAATAATTTTCAAACCTATACCGGAATGACAGGGCTTTTTTCCATTGTCATCGTCATCCTTAGCATTATTTTTGTTTGGTTCCTGCTAGGAGAGGTGAAATGGGAGACGTTTTTCCATTTTCCGCGAAGTCCTAAGGCACGTATGCTTCAGGTTGTTGTAGCTATTATTGCGGGCCATTTATTAGCCAGATTTATTTTGGAATATTGGGGCTACACCGTACTGCTCAAAAGCTTTGTCGAATAA
- a CDS encoding S8 family serine peptidase — protein sequence MMTKRIVQKRARQSQNKRVSANESNIARLYMRLRAKGTLALRMVMRRALLLLLLASVALGGIAPAGLAHAAVQAAASAAAGEAVEQPQSWLLKWRDPALAHELRGTEVLRRQNEAAVMLVRPADAGADVQEWLRRLQGMPGVEYVHPNYSVHILSLPAGEADDAAAEETAARGSAPQPAQEAPPTADLPPEGQAAPALAIAATAAPLQANDPELPKQLYLSQIGAPKAWETVREQQQLTIAIVDTGIDLDHPDLKDNLVAGANLVSPGEQPDDDNGHGTSVAGVIAAVGNNGIGVSGIIWKAKIMPIKALDHRGDGTEQELGEAILYAVRSGAKIIVLSVGLHRYSPYMLDIVQYAESKNVLLVAAAGNDGVSLGEKAAVKYPAAYPTVLAVGGVKANNTADSRSNRGTELDVVAPWNVYTTAIGGLYKKEEGTSMAAPQAAAAAALIWARYKDLKPYQVRQLLRQTAKDIGAPGIDSSTGYGLLQIDKAVSTALKADAFEPNNSLSAAARFPLNTHISALLQGTADQDWYRIDTPYDGTLTIGYEGLVGSGKVVPPVRLTHYVNGVKKSAHDMKLASRTIDLDVKKGSQIVQLEQINQNSSEDLPYLLTATFVMKADEFETNDKSYEAFTLLPKTQTITGNFHQTADRDWFVATFTQSGRLSLELSTNTARIDPGLALQRAGQQLMVYDDEGEGKTERSPVITVTPGKYYIRIHNAISSEASPAIGTYTLKLDYTPKYDDPNEPNDKSYEAFMVNAGSEYLGVIGSYSDVDWFQYRMAAAGVANITISGVPLDIDLNLEVYDKRMKRIANAKTGKSGKLETGELLLQPDIYYVKLTANAAFDKQYYRLKINTEELVAGFRDIKNHWAKNEIIALSQLGIINGTGESRFEPKRAITRAEAVAMVVKAYKPIGADTAQVKRFKDVSNSHWAGNAISRAVKQGWIKGFPDNTFKPDQPVTRAEMALIVGYADGVQPRFPSFDPFEDVPNTHWSAPMLLAMKQNGQIEGVQSNLFRPKQQASRADFTVLLYRMIS from the coding sequence ATGATGACTAAACGAATCGTACAAAAACGAGCCCGCCAATCGCAGAACAAGCGAGTATCTGCGAATGAAAGCAATATAGCGCGACTATACATGCGACTACGCGCCAAGGGCACGCTGGCGCTGCGCATGGTTATGCGGCGCGCGCTGCTGTTGCTGCTGCTCGCGAGCGTCGCCCTCGGGGGCATAGCCCCCGCAGGGCTCGCTCACGCTGCCGTGCAGGCCGCTGCTAGCGCGGCCGCTGGCGAAGCCGTAGAGCAGCCGCAGAGCTGGCTGCTCAAATGGCGTGACCCCGCGCTCGCGCATGAGCTGCGCGGGACGGAGGTGCTCCGCCGCCAGAATGAGGCGGCGGTCATGCTCGTGCGTCCGGCCGATGCAGGCGCGGACGTGCAAGAGTGGCTGCGCCGGCTGCAAGGCATGCCGGGCGTGGAGTATGTGCACCCGAACTATTCGGTGCACATCTTGTCTTTGCCTGCCGGCGAGGCGGATGACGCCGCTGCAGAGGAAACCGCTGCGCGTGGCAGTGCGCCGCAGCCAGCGCAGGAGGCTCCCCCTACGGCGGATCTCCCGCCTGAGGGGCAAGCAGCGCCAGCACTCGCAATTGCAGCTACCGCTGCTCCGCTGCAGGCCAACGACCCAGAGCTGCCTAAGCAGCTCTATCTCAGTCAAATCGGCGCTCCGAAGGCGTGGGAGACTGTTCGTGAGCAGCAGCAGCTTACGATTGCAATCGTAGATACGGGTATTGATCTGGATCACCCTGATCTGAAGGATAATCTGGTGGCGGGTGCGAATTTAGTTAGTCCAGGTGAGCAGCCTGATGATGATAACGGTCATGGCACGAGTGTGGCAGGTGTAATCGCGGCAGTCGGAAATAACGGAATAGGCGTTTCCGGCATCATTTGGAAAGCCAAAATCATGCCAATCAAGGCATTAGATCATAGAGGCGACGGAACGGAGCAGGAGCTTGGCGAAGCCATTCTTTATGCCGTACGCAGCGGAGCCAAAATCATCGTGTTATCGGTAGGCTTGCATCGTTACTCTCCCTACATGCTGGATATTGTGCAATACGCAGAGAGCAAGAATGTACTGCTCGTAGCAGCAGCAGGAAATGATGGCGTGTCACTTGGAGAGAAGGCTGCCGTTAAATATCCGGCAGCGTATCCCACCGTGCTTGCTGTCGGAGGTGTTAAAGCGAATAATACGGCAGATTCCCGTTCGAATCGGGGGACAGAGCTTGATGTGGTTGCCCCTTGGAATGTGTATACAACCGCGATTGGCGGCTTGTATAAGAAGGAAGAAGGCACCTCTATGGCGGCTCCACAGGCCGCTGCGGCCGCTGCACTTATATGGGCGCGCTACAAGGATCTGAAGCCCTATCAGGTACGCCAGCTGCTGCGCCAAACGGCTAAGGATATCGGCGCGCCAGGTATCGACAGCTCCACAGGCTATGGATTGCTGCAAATTGATAAAGCGGTAAGTACGGCCCTTAAAGCCGATGCCTTCGAGCCGAACAACAGCTTATCAGCAGCAGCGCGTTTTCCGCTTAACACGCATATATCAGCTTTGCTGCAAGGAACAGCAGATCAGGATTGGTACCGAATTGATACACCATATGACGGTACACTGACGATTGGATACGAGGGACTTGTTGGCAGCGGCAAGGTCGTGCCGCCTGTTCGTCTCACCCACTATGTGAATGGCGTCAAAAAGAGTGCTCATGATATGAAACTTGCCAGCAGGACGATCGACCTTGACGTCAAAAAAGGCTCGCAAATCGTGCAGCTGGAGCAGATTAATCAGAACAGCAGCGAAGATCTGCCTTATTTGCTCACTGCAACTTTTGTGATGAAGGCGGATGAATTTGAAACCAATGATAAGTCCTACGAGGCGTTTACGCTCCTGCCCAAAACACAAACGATCACAGGCAATTTCCATCAGACCGCTGATCGAGATTGGTTTGTAGCAACCTTTACGCAAAGCGGGAGGCTGAGCCTTGAGCTTAGTACCAATACGGCGCGTATAGATCCGGGTCTAGCACTTCAAAGAGCAGGGCAGCAGCTGATGGTGTACGATGATGAAGGGGAAGGCAAGACGGAGCGATCACCAGTCATAACTGTGACCCCAGGCAAATATTATATTCGTATTCACAATGCAATCTCCTCTGAAGCAAGCCCGGCAATCGGCACTTATACGCTCAAGCTGGATTACACGCCAAAATATGATGATCCAAATGAGCCAAATGATAAATCCTATGAAGCCTTTATGGTTAATGCGGGCAGTGAGTACCTCGGTGTGATCGGCAGTTATTCTGACGTGGATTGGTTTCAATATCGGATGGCAGCTGCGGGTGTCGCCAATATAACGATTAGCGGCGTGCCGCTAGACATCGATTTGAACCTTGAGGTATATGATAAACGAATGAAGCGAATAGCGAATGCCAAAACAGGGAAGAGCGGAAAGCTCGAAACAGGTGAGCTGCTGCTTCAACCGGATATTTATTATGTGAAGCTGACGGCTAATGCCGCTTTTGACAAGCAGTACTATCGCTTGAAAATTAATACAGAAGAGCTCGTAGCTGGATTTCGCGACATAAAAAATCATTGGGCAAAAAACGAGATCATAGCATTAAGTCAATTGGGAATCATCAACGGTACGGGGGAGAGCCGCTTTGAACCGAAGCGCGCCATTACACGAGCGGAGGCAGTAGCGATGGTCGTCAAGGCATATAAGCCGATAGGAGCAGATACAGCACAGGTCAAACGCTTTAAGGATGTTTCCAATAGCCACTGGGCGGGTAATGCTATTTCAAGAGCGGTTAAACAGGGCTGGATCAAAGGGTTCCCGGACAATACATTTAAGCCGGATCAGCCTGTTACGAGAGCGGAGATGGCACTCATTGTCGGTTATGCTGACGGGGTTCAGCCGCGTTTTCCGAGCTTCGATCCGTTCGAGGACGTTCCGAATACGCACTGGTCAGCTCCGATGCTGCTTGCAATGAAGCAGAATGGTCAAATTGAAGGGGTGCAATCGAATCTTTTTAGACCGAAACAGCAAGCGAGCCGTGCTGACTTTACTGTGCTGCTTTACCGCATGATATCCTAA